The proteins below come from a single Limnobaculum xujianqingii genomic window:
- the ghrB gene encoding glyoxylate/hydroxypyruvate reductase GhrB, with translation MTPSIVLYKILPDDLLARLEQHFTVLQFNRLTNENRQDFLQALGQAQGLIGSGGQINKSVLDCAPELKAVSTISVGYDNFDVQTMTERGIIMMHTPTVLTETVADTVMALILSTARRVPEVAEWARSGQWKGSVGSDLFGLDVHHKTIGILGMGRIGLALAQRAHGGFNMPVLYNDRQPSPEANSRFNARFCDLDTLLAESDFVCVSLPLTEQTHHLISDEQLAKMKPSAILINTGRGPVVDEAALINALKQKRIYGAGLDVFEKEPLSADSELFRLPNVVALPHIGSATHETRYNMAACAVDNLITALTGKVTVNCVNPQVIK, from the coding sequence ATGACGCCCTCTATCGTACTGTATAAAATTTTACCCGACGATTTGCTGGCTCGTCTGGAGCAGCACTTTACTGTTTTACAATTCAATCGACTGACCAATGAGAACCGTCAGGACTTTCTGCAAGCTCTGGGACAAGCACAAGGGTTAATTGGCTCCGGTGGTCAAATTAACAAAAGCGTGCTGGATTGTGCTCCTGAGCTAAAAGCGGTCTCAACCATCTCGGTGGGATACGATAATTTTGATGTTCAGACCATGACCGAACGGGGAATCATTATGATGCATACCCCAACAGTACTGACTGAGACCGTTGCCGATACAGTCATGGCGTTAATACTTTCCACTGCTCGTCGGGTGCCAGAAGTTGCCGAATGGGCCAGGTCTGGTCAATGGAAAGGTAGCGTTGGCAGCGACCTGTTTGGGCTGGATGTACATCATAAAACCATTGGTATTCTGGGAATGGGCCGCATTGGTCTGGCATTAGCCCAGCGCGCCCATGGCGGATTTAATATGCCTGTGTTGTATAACGATCGCCAGCCAAGTCCGGAAGCCAATAGCCGTTTTAATGCACGTTTCTGCGATTTAGATACGCTACTGGCAGAGTCTGACTTTGTCTGCGTTAGCCTGCCCCTTACCGAGCAAACTCACCACTTAATTAGCGATGAGCAACTGGCCAAAATGAAACCCAGCGCTATTTTGATCAACACCGGTCGCGGTCCGGTGGTCGATGAAGCCGCTCTGATTAATGCGCTAAAACAAAAACGTATTTATGGTGCAGGATTAGACGTATTTGAAAAAGAGCCACTTTCTGCTGATTCTGAACTGTTTCGCTTGCCTAATGTTGTTGCCCTGCCCCATATCGGATCGGCGACCCATGAGACCCGCTACAATATGGCCGCCTGCGCGGTAGATAATCTGATTACTGCGCTAACCGGCAAAGTCACGGTTAACTGTGTTAATCCTCAGGTTATTAAATAG
- a CDS encoding MFS transporter, whose product MSTKKLSSKRWWYIMPIVFITYSLAYLDRANFSFASAAGINEDLGITKGMSSLLGALFFLGYFFFQIPGAIYAERRSVKRLIFWCLILWGGCATLTGLVSNIPMLVGIRFMLGVVEAAVMPAMLIYISNWFTKSERSRANTFLILGNPVTVLWMSIVSGYLIHAYGWREMFIIEGIPAVIWAFCWWVLVHDKPSQAKWLSEDEKEALQAQLAKEQEGIKAVRNYGEAFRSRNVIILCGQYFAWSIGVYGFVLWLPSILRSGSQMGMVEAGWLSAVPYLAATIAMILVSWASDKMQNRKLFVWPLLLIGALAFLGSYLVGSDNFWLSYTLLVIAGAAMYAPYGPFFAIIPEMLPRNVAGGAMALINSMGALGSFFGAWFVGYLNGSTGSPAASYIFMGGALLVSVFLTLIVKPAQNQTA is encoded by the coding sequence ATGAGCACGAAGAAACTCTCCAGCAAACGCTGGTGGTACATCATGCCGATTGTGTTTATTACTTACAGTCTGGCATATCTCGACAGAGCAAACTTTAGCTTCGCCTCTGCCGCAGGAATCAACGAAGACCTCGGTATCACCAAAGGGATGTCCTCTCTGTTGGGTGCCCTGTTCTTTCTTGGCTACTTCTTTTTCCAGATCCCCGGTGCTATCTACGCCGAACGTCGCAGCGTTAAACGCCTGATTTTCTGGTGTCTGATTCTGTGGGGCGGCTGCGCTACCTTAACTGGCCTGGTGAGTAATATCCCGATGCTGGTTGGTATTCGCTTTATGCTGGGGGTAGTGGAAGCAGCCGTAATGCCCGCCATGCTTATCTATATCAGTAACTGGTTTACTAAGTCGGAACGATCCCGGGCCAATACCTTTCTGATATTAGGTAACCCGGTGACGGTACTCTGGATGTCCATTGTTTCCGGTTATCTGATTCATGCTTATGGCTGGCGTGAAATGTTTATCATCGAAGGGATCCCTGCCGTTATCTGGGCATTCTGCTGGTGGGTTCTGGTTCATGATAAACCTTCGCAGGCTAAATGGCTGAGCGAGGATGAAAAAGAAGCATTACAGGCCCAACTGGCAAAAGAGCAGGAAGGTATCAAGGCAGTACGAAACTATGGTGAAGCCTTCCGTTCACGTAACGTAATCATTCTGTGTGGTCAGTATTTTGCCTGGAGTATCGGGGTATACGGCTTCGTATTATGGCTACCGTCCATTCTGCGCAGTGGCTCCCAAATGGGCATGGTGGAAGCCGGCTGGCTATCCGCGGTTCCTTATCTGGCGGCAACCATTGCGATGATTTTAGTTTCATGGGCATCGGACAAGATGCAAAACCGTAAGCTGTTTGTCTGGCCTCTGTTGCTTATCGGCGCGCTGGCATTTTTAGGCTCTTACTTGGTAGGTAGCGATAACTTCTGGCTCTCTTATACCTTACTGGTGATTGCCGGTGCCGCTATGTATGCCCCTTATGGACCATTCTTTGCCATTATTCCGGAAATGCTGCCGCGCAACGTTGCCGGTGGAGCCATGGCGCTGATCAACAGTATGGGTGCTTTAGGTTCCTTCTTTGGCGCATGGTTTGTTGGTTACCTGAATGGCAGTACCGGTTCGCCAGCGGCCTCTTATATCTTTATGGGAGGTGCATTACTGGTGTCCGTCTTCCTGACATTGATTGTTAAACCGGCTCAAAATCAAACGGCCTGA
- a CDS encoding sugar kinase, translating into MSNITTSPATPLDVVTLGEAMAMFVATQTGDLVDVETFTKRIAGAELNVSIGLARLGLKVGWVSRVGNDAFGRFTLQQLNKEGVDHRQVTTDARYPTGFQLKSKAENGTDPIVDYFRKGSAASHLSVEDFNRDYFSSARHLHLSGVAAAISTSSLELSRYAAQEMRAMGKTISFDPNLRPTLWSSQQEMTTQLNQLAFMADLVLPGLKEGQVLTGRTSPEAIADFYLEQGVKAVVIKTGADGAWFKAANGDKAAIPAIKVEKVIDTVGAGDGFAVGVISALLEGKTLTQAVARGNKIGSLAIQAIGDSEGLPTRAALGEE; encoded by the coding sequence ATGTCGAATATTACTACTTCTCCCGCCACGCCCCTGGATGTCGTCACTCTGGGTGAAGCTATGGCTATGTTTGTCGCCACCCAAACCGGTGATTTAGTGGATGTGGAAACCTTCACCAAACGCATTGCTGGTGCGGAACTTAATGTTTCTATTGGTCTGGCGCGCCTTGGTCTGAAAGTAGGTTGGGTTAGCCGGGTTGGCAATGATGCATTTGGTCGTTTTACTCTGCAACAGTTAAACAAAGAAGGCGTAGACCATCGTCAGGTCACCACCGACGCCCGTTACCCAACCGGCTTTCAGCTCAAATCTAAAGCCGAAAATGGAACCGATCCCATTGTGGATTATTTCCGTAAAGGTTCAGCAGCCAGTCATTTATCCGTTGAAGACTTCAATCGTGATTATTTTTCCAGTGCCCGCCATCTGCATCTGAGCGGTGTGGCGGCAGCGATTTCCACCAGTTCGCTGGAACTGAGCCGTTATGCGGCACAAGAGATGCGGGCAATGGGGAAAACTATCTCTTTCGATCCCAATCTGCGTCCGACCTTATGGTCCAGCCAGCAGGAGATGACCACCCAGTTAAACCAGCTGGCCTTTATGGCCGATCTGGTACTGCCCGGCCTGAAAGAGGGACAAGTGCTTACCGGCAGAACATCGCCAGAAGCCATCGCAGACTTCTATTTAGAACAAGGTGTAAAAGCCGTAGTGATTAAAACCGGTGCTGACGGCGCCTGGTTTAAAGCGGCGAATGGAGACAAAGCCGCTATCCCGGCAATTAAAGTAGAAAAAGTGATTGATACCGTCGGTGCTGGTGACGGCTTTGCCGTTGGTGTTATCAGTGCCCTGCTGGAAGGAAAAACCCTGACACAGGCGGTTGCTCGCGGTAACAAAATTGGTTCATTAGCTATACAAGCCATTGGCGACAGCGAAGGGTTACCGACCCGAGCCGCGCTGGGCGAAGAATAA
- a CDS encoding sugar phosphate isomerase/epimerase family protein gives MNRQVMVVTAAYGRDKVAELGGQRALLPVIAQSGADGVEIRRELFTTSELQQLTELASAINSHNLVAFYSVPEGLFDSQGQINTNLTQRFSEAEQLNARLIKFSLGHYQSGSDLSALRIFLSSQQVQLVVENDQTADCGILPPIVAFFRDVTAQQLPIKMTFDMANWHWVNQSPQQAVEQLAHYVGYIHVKAATYTNNSWQAVALDQSDGSWSGLMQQLPANAPRGIEFPLEGDDLLAVTRHYVDIVRKD, from the coding sequence ATGAACAGACAAGTGATGGTGGTTACCGCCGCTTATGGCAGGGATAAAGTCGCAGAACTCGGCGGCCAGCGTGCCTTACTGCCGGTAATTGCCCAATCAGGAGCTGACGGCGTTGAAATCCGCCGGGAGCTTTTTACTACATCCGAATTACAACAGCTTACTGAATTAGCCAGTGCAATTAACTCTCATAATTTAGTCGCTTTCTACTCTGTGCCTGAAGGCCTGTTCGATAGTCAGGGCCAGATTAACACTAATCTTACTCAGCGTTTCAGCGAAGCTGAGCAGCTTAACGCCCGATTAATTAAATTTTCTCTTGGACATTATCAATCAGGCAGCGATCTTTCTGCCCTGCGTATCTTTCTCTCATCCCAACAAGTTCAACTGGTGGTAGAGAATGACCAGACCGCAGACTGTGGAATTCTCCCCCCGATAGTGGCCTTCTTTCGCGATGTTACCGCTCAGCAGTTACCCATTAAGATGACGTTTGATATGGCCAACTGGCACTGGGTTAATCAGTCGCCACAACAGGCCGTAGAACAGCTGGCTCATTATGTGGGCTACATTCACGTTAAAGCCGCCACATACACTAACAATAGCTGGCAGGCTGTGGCACTGGACCAGTCCGATGGCTCGTGGTCTGGTCTGATGCAACAGCTTCCTGCTAATGCCCCAAGAGGCATTGAATTCCCACTGGAAGGTGACGATTTGCTGGCTGTCACCCGCCACTATGTCGATATCGTCAGAAAGGATTAG
- a CDS encoding LacI family DNA-binding transcriptional regulator, whose product MSSKSEGKSSGRATISDVAKTAKTGKTSISRYLNGEQHLLSDHLRQRIEDAIRQLNYRPSQMARSLKGGQSQLIGLIIADITNPYSVNVLRGIEAACRANNYTLLMCNTNNEVDQEEHYLQLLNSYQVDGIVVNAVGMREEALNKMQQSLLPMVLIDRKIPDFACDAVGLDNIQASTQVTEHLLQQGFEAILFVSEPFGLVNTRLERLQGFKQTMEQHQGAVAEHAEVTLEDTCGLETILREFNHKYRGMRKAVISVNGALTLQIARALRHIGLQWGSDIGLLGFDELEWAELAGVGITTLKQPTYQIGYAALEQVLKRIQGDDQPVQEQQFHGELIIRGSTTH is encoded by the coding sequence GTGAGCAGCAAATCAGAAGGGAAATCATCCGGACGTGCGACAATCAGCGATGTCGCCAAAACAGCCAAAACGGGTAAAACCAGCATATCCCGCTATCTGAATGGTGAACAACACCTGCTTTCTGACCACCTCAGACAACGAATTGAAGATGCCATTCGCCAGCTAAATTATCGCCCCAGCCAAATGGCCCGCAGCCTGAAAGGTGGACAAAGTCAGCTAATTGGCCTGATCATTGCCGATATCACCAACCCTTATTCAGTTAATGTACTGCGAGGTATTGAAGCTGCCTGCCGTGCTAATAACTATACGTTGTTGATGTGTAATACCAATAATGAAGTTGACCAGGAAGAACACTATCTGCAATTACTGAACAGCTATCAGGTAGATGGCATCGTAGTTAACGCCGTTGGTATGCGGGAAGAAGCACTAAACAAGATGCAGCAGTCGCTGCTGCCGATGGTGTTAATCGACCGTAAAATTCCCGATTTTGCCTGCGATGCCGTTGGGCTTGATAACATACAGGCGAGCACTCAGGTAACAGAGCACCTGCTACAACAGGGTTTTGAGGCCATTTTGTTTGTCAGTGAACCTTTCGGTCTGGTGAATACCCGTCTGGAACGTTTGCAGGGCTTTAAGCAGACGATGGAACAGCATCAGGGTGCCGTTGCCGAACATGCTGAGGTCACGCTGGAAGATACCTGCGGTCTGGAAACTATTCTGCGGGAATTTAACCATAAATATCGCGGTATGCGTAAAGCGGTGATCTCGGTCAACGGTGCATTAACGCTACAAATTGCCAGAGCGCTGCGCCACATTGGCCTCCAGTGGGGTAGCGATATTGGTCTGTTAGGTTTTGATGAGCTGGAGTGGGCTGAACTGGCTGGCGTGGGCATCACCACGCTAAAACAACCCACCTATCAAATTGGCTATGCTGCGCTGGAACAAGTGCTTAAACGTATTCAGGGAGATGACCAGCCAGTTCAAGAGCAGCAATTCCACGGTGAGCTGATTATTCGAGGCTCAACTACCCACTGA
- a CDS encoding LysR family transcriptional regulator — translation MSNQIQQNSYIAPIKSAQNIYTEIKRFTKDGYSLMPEGNFWLPLGNDMTTSSLDWSIRFHLKLRHLQLLVALDDFRNVGKVATYLHVSQPAISKSLSELEKNMGLKLFQRTAHGMTPTIYGTSLVNYAKKVLTELGKVRDEIHSLSSGVRGKVTVGALPAAALATLPQCIARLKDNSPEIAIEIIEGTMDHLKPRLREGEIEIIIGLISSQLKANDMETILLYEDPMVLATGSHHPLAERKRIKWHELQDIPWILPPHSSIVREPIEQEFRRQNMTLPIDYIESISTMTNIGILQHGNSVAFLPFEVAGYYASLGIISILPLTIPNLLRPIGIMHLKGQSLSTSALMLINTLKTIYIEEKNAALTHQYQGITSGINQTLARDNIPDY, via the coding sequence TTGAGCAACCAGATACAGCAAAATAGTTATATTGCACCGATTAAATCTGCTCAGAATATCTATACGGAAATAAAACGCTTCACTAAGGATGGTTATTCATTGATGCCGGAAGGTAATTTCTGGCTGCCGTTGGGGAATGATATGACAACCTCTTCACTGGACTGGAGCATTCGTTTTCACCTTAAGCTTCGGCACTTACAGCTGCTGGTCGCATTAGATGATTTTCGCAACGTGGGTAAAGTGGCGACTTATCTGCATGTATCACAACCGGCAATTTCCAAATCCCTGAGTGAACTGGAAAAAAATATGGGGCTGAAGCTCTTTCAGCGCACGGCCCATGGCATGACGCCCACCATCTACGGCACCAGCCTGGTTAATTATGCTAAAAAAGTGCTCACTGAACTGGGAAAGGTTCGTGATGAAATACACTCCCTGTCATCTGGTGTTCGGGGCAAAGTCACCGTTGGAGCGCTACCCGCGGCCGCGTTGGCAACGCTACCCCAGTGTATTGCCCGCCTGAAAGATAACTCGCCTGAAATTGCTATCGAAATCATTGAAGGCACCATGGATCACCTGAAGCCCCGGCTACGGGAAGGAGAAATCGAAATTATCATTGGCTTAATTTCTTCTCAGCTAAAAGCCAATGATATGGAAACCATACTGTTGTATGAAGATCCGATGGTACTGGCAACCGGCAGTCACCATCCGCTGGCAGAAAGAAAACGCATTAAATGGCACGAACTGCAGGATATTCCCTGGATATTACCACCCCACAGCTCCATCGTCAGAGAACCGATAGAGCAGGAATTTCGCCGGCAAAACATGACGCTGCCCATCGATTATATCGAATCAATCTCAACCATGACCAATATTGGTATTCTGCAACATGGTAATAGCGTGGCTTTCTTACCTTTTGAAGTGGCCGGTTACTATGCCAGTTTAGGTATTATCAGTATTTTGCCATTAACCATACCTAACCTTCTCAGACCGATCGGTATTATGCATTTAAAAGGCCAGAGTCTGTCCACCAGCGCTCTGATGCTGATTAACACGTTAAAAACTATCTATATTGAGGAGAAAAATGCCGCGCTTACTCATCAATATCAGGGGATAACATCGGGTATCAATCAAACCTTAGCTCGGGACAACATTCCCGATTATTGA
- a CDS encoding 4-hydroxyphenylacetate 3-hydroxylase N-terminal domain-containing protein produces MSNQPDSQPAIPFTGAEYLESLNDGREVWIYGEKVKGNIADHPAFRNSARMVARMYDALHDPARKEILTVPTERGGFTQRFFQAAHSAADQVAARDAIVEWQRISWGWMGRSPDYKGAFLGTLGANSQFYKGFEQNALRWYHKAQERNWFINHAVMHPPVDRERPTADGSDVYVHVTKETDAGIYVSGAKVVATNSVLTHYAFVGHIAQVPIADPNYAAVFMVPVNAPGTKLLCRISNEYRAAVLGSPFDYPLSSRMDENDAILVLDNVFIPWEDVFMHGSVEQANKFNVGSDFLERASLHGCTRFAVKMDFMLGLLSKSLDITGTKVFHGVQAQLGEVVAWRNTFWALSDAMCHSTVEWNGMVRPNPHFAGAYRVLNQLAMPKIKNIIEQVLGSALVYLNSHTSDFKNPEIRGYLDKYVRGSGGISAEERVKVLKLMWDSIGTEFGSRHELYEINYIGSNDVTRLTNLWTAQGSGMMDQYRQFAQSCMDEYDLDGWTAPDLINPDDVSILS; encoded by the coding sequence ATGAGCAATCAGCCTGATAGTCAGCCAGCAATCCCGTTTACCGGCGCTGAATATCTGGAAAGCCTGAACGATGGGCGCGAGGTGTGGATTTACGGCGAGAAAGTTAAGGGCAATATTGCCGATCACCCGGCGTTTCGTAATTCAGCCCGCATGGTGGCCAGAATGTATGATGCGTTGCACGACCCGGCACGCAAAGAGATTCTGACCGTCCCAACGGAAAGGGGCGGTTTTACACAACGTTTCTTTCAGGCGGCCCATAGTGCAGCAGATCAGGTTGCCGCCCGTGATGCCATTGTAGAATGGCAACGTATTAGCTGGGGCTGGATGGGGCGTTCTCCAGACTACAAAGGGGCTTTTCTCGGAACCTTAGGGGCCAATTCACAGTTTTATAAGGGATTTGAGCAAAACGCCCTACGCTGGTATCACAAAGCACAGGAGCGTAACTGGTTTATTAACCACGCAGTGATGCATCCGCCGGTTGACCGGGAGCGCCCAACGGCTGACGGCAGCGATGTTTATGTTCATGTTACTAAAGAGACTGACGCGGGCATCTATGTTAGTGGCGCTAAGGTAGTCGCTACTAACTCGGTATTAACTCACTACGCCTTTGTTGGACATATTGCTCAGGTACCGATTGCCGATCCTAACTATGCCGCAGTGTTTATGGTACCGGTCAATGCGCCGGGGACTAAGCTGCTATGTCGCATTTCTAATGAGTATCGGGCCGCGGTACTGGGCTCTCCCTTTGATTATCCACTGTCATCCCGTATGGATGAGAATGACGCCATTCTGGTGCTGGATAACGTGTTTATCCCGTGGGAAGACGTGTTTATGCACGGCTCTGTGGAGCAGGCCAATAAGTTTAATGTAGGTTCCGATTTTCTGGAGCGTGCGTCATTGCATGGCTGTACTCGTTTCGCCGTCAAGATGGATTTCATGCTTGGCCTGCTGTCAAAAAGTCTGGATATCACCGGGACCAAAGTATTTCACGGCGTACAGGCGCAGTTGGGTGAAGTGGTGGCGTGGCGAAACACCTTCTGGGCCCTGTCTGATGCCATGTGCCACAGCACCGTAGAGTGGAACGGTATGGTGCGACCTAATCCTCACTTCGCCGGTGCTTACCGGGTTCTTAATCAACTGGCGATGCCCAAAATCAAAAATATCATCGAGCAGGTGCTGGGCAGTGCGCTGGTTTATCTCAACAGCCATACCTCCGATTTTAAGAATCCGGAAATTCGCGGCTATCTGGATAAGTACGTGCGCGGCTCGGGAGGTATCAGTGCAGAAGAGCGAGTCAAAGTGCTGAAACTGATGTGGGATTCCATCGGTACCGAGTTTGGCTCCCGTCATGAACTGTATGAAATCAATTATATCGGCAGTAACGATGTGACCCGCCTGACCAATCTCTGGACGGCTCAGGGTAGCGGCATGATGGATCAATACCGGCAGTTTGCTCAGTCATGTATGGATGAGTATGACCTGGACGGCTGGACTGCGCCGGATTTAATCAATCCGGATGATGTCAGCATTTTGAGCTAA
- a CDS encoding flavin reductase family protein: MSENTVIDSSATAAPFDAKTFRHTLGQFATGVVVIATEVDGEIHGMTANAFMSGSMSPPLVVVSVDKRARMHALLEQSGDYSISMLAADQESFSRHFAGQPDAQCNVHFERLDGQPVISGALAWISTRIVSRSDCGDHTLFIGEVSHLRSFVEKKALAFHQGCYVDITKP, encoded by the coding sequence ATGAGCGAAAATACAGTTATTGATAGCAGTGCAACAGCGGCTCCGTTTGATGCAAAAACCTTCCGACACACTCTGGGGCAGTTCGCTACAGGAGTGGTGGTAATTGCCACTGAAGTTGATGGAGAAATTCACGGTATGACGGCCAATGCTTTTATGTCGGGTTCTATGTCACCTCCGCTGGTAGTGGTTTCCGTTGATAAACGTGCTCGCATGCATGCTCTGTTAGAGCAGAGCGGTGATTACAGCATCAGTATGCTGGCGGCGGATCAGGAGAGTTTCAGTCGGCATTTTGCCGGTCAGCCTGATGCACAGTGCAATGTCCACTTCGAACGACTGGATGGTCAGCCGGTGATATCCGGTGCTCTGGCCTGGATATCAACCCGGATCGTTTCCCGCAGTGACTGCGGCGACCATACGCTGTTTATTGGTGAGGTGAGCCATCTACGGTCATTTGTGGAGAAAAAAGCGCTGGCGTTTCATCAGGGCTGTTACGTCGATATTACTAAACCTTGA